A genomic region of Colletotrichum destructivum chromosome 1, complete sequence contains the following coding sequences:
- a CDS encoding Putative ribonuclease H-like superfamily, PRO8NT domain, PROCN domain, PROCT domain, MPN, translating to MSFPPPPPPGWGPPPPPPPPPSSSLPPPPAAPAPPPPGYRPPTDPQIAKFAQKKKEWLRSQRNRFGEKRKGGFVETQKADMPPEHLRKIVKDIGDVSQKKYTSDKRSYLGALKFMPHAVMKLLENMPMPWESDRKVKVLYHVNGCLTLVNEIPRVIEPVFFAQWAMMWTFMRKEKADRRLFKRMRFPPFDDEEPPLSWSENIEDVEPLEPIQMELNEEEDAAVYDWFYDHRPLLDTPHVNGDSYRSWNLNLQQMATLFRLSRPLISDVVDKNYFYLFDLKSFLTGKALNVALPGGPRFEPLYKDIDPNDEDFGEFNAIDRIIFRNPIRTEFRVAYPYLYNSLPRSVHLAWHSHPQVVFERSDNPDLPAFHFDRRIHPISSRAVAPKNLTVSHEDELFGPGNNEEPEDEAFELPADFEPFLADEDLTNEDTASAIELWWAPFPFDRRSGRMVRAQDVPLIKQWYLEHPPSDKPPVKVRVSYQKLLKNFVLNELHKKKPKSQQSQNLMRNLKQTKFFQQTEIDWVEAGLQVCRQGFNMLNLLIHRKNLTYLHLDYNFNLKPVKTLTTKERKKSRFGNAFHLMREILRLTKLIVDAQVQYRLGNIDAFQLADGILYAFNHVGQLTGMYRYKYKLMHQIRSCKDLKHLIYYRFNSAPVGKGPGCGFWAPAWRVWLFFMRGIIPLLERWLGNLLSRQFEGRHSKGVAKTVTKQRVESHFDLELRASVMADLMDMMPEGIKQNKVNTVLQHLSEAWRCWKSNIPWKVPGLPAPIENIILRYVKAKADWWISVAHYNRERIRRGATVDKTVAKKNVGRLTRLWLKAEQERQHNHMKDGPYVSSEEAVAIYTTTVHWLESRKFSPIPFPSVSYKHDTKILILALERLREAYSVKGRLNQSQREELALIEQAYDSPGTTLERIKRFLLTQRAFKEVGIDMNDNYSTINPVYDIEPIEKISDAYLDQYLWYQADQRHLFPAWIKPSDSEVPPLLTYKWAQGINNLDKVWETENGECNVMIETELSKVYEKIELTLLNSLLRLIMDHNLADYITAKNNVQLTYKDMNHVNSYGMIRGLQFSAFVFQYYGLVLDLLLLGPQRASEIAGPPQSPNDFLQFRDKETETRHPIRLYTRYIDKIWVFLRFTADESRDLIQRFLTEQPDPNFENVIGYKSKKCWPRDSRMRLMRHDVNLGRAVFWDLKNRLPRSITTIEWDDSFASVYSRDNPNLLFSMCGFEVRILPKCRNQNDDFSVKDSVWSLVDNTTKERTAHAFLQVTEEDIQKFNNRIRQILMSSGSTTFTKIANKWNTALIALFTYYREAAVSTVSLLDTIVKCETKIQTRVKIGLNSKMPSRFPPAVFYTPKELGGLGMISGSHILIPASDKRWSKQTDTGVTHYRAGMTHDEETLIPNIFRYIIPWEAEFIDSQRVWTEYSQKRMEANQQNRRLTLEDLEDSWDRGLPRINTLFQKDRSTLSFDKGFRARAEFKIYQLMKNNPFWWTSQRHDGKLWNLNAYRTDVIQALGGVETILEHTLFKATGFPSWEGLFWEKASGFEESMKFKKLTNAQRSGLNQIPNRRFTLWWSPTINRANVYVGFQVQLDLTGIFLHGKIPTLKISLIQIFRAHLWQKIHESVVMDLCQVFDQELESLGIETVQKETIHPRKSYKMNSSCADILLFASHKWNVTRPSLLFDTKDVIEPTTTNKFWIDVQLRYGDYDSHDIERYTRAKYLDYTTDSASIYPSATGLMIGIDLAYNLYSAYGMYFPGLKVLVQQAMAKIMKANPALYVLRERIRKGLQLYASESNQEFLNSQNYSELFSNQTQLFIDDTNVYRVTIHKTFEGNLTTKPINGAIFIFNPRTGQLFLKIIHTSVWAGQKRLGQLAKWKTAEEVAALIRSLPVEEQPKQLIVTRKGLLDPLEVHLLDFPNISIRASELQLPFQAAMKVEKLGDMILRATEPQMVLFNLYDEWLKSISSYTAFSRLVLILRALHVNPDKTKLILRPDKTVITQDHHIWPTLSDEDWIKVETQLRDLILNDYGKKNNVNVSSLTTSEVRDIILGMEISAPSMQRQQAAEIEKQQQEQQQLTAVTTKTQNVHGEEIIVTTTSQFEQQTFASKTEWRTRAIATSNLRTKANNIYVSSVDTDLDDVTYVMPNNILKRFITISDLRVQVAGYLYGSSAPDNDQVKEIKCIVMIPQIGGLRNVQLPHQLPQHEFLEGMEPLGVIHTASGSELPYMSAADVTEHARLLDAHQAWDKHNTVTVNVAFTPGSVSLSAWGLTPQGYKWGAENKDTQSDQPQGFTTSMGEKRKLLLSPRFRGFFLVPENNMWNYSFMGSAFAGMEKKPIHVKLDTPLSFYSDQHRPVHFHSFAELEDIWVDRTDNFA from the exons ATGTCGttccctccacctcctccccccggatggggcccgccgccgccgcctcctcctcctccgtcatcttccctccctcctccgcctgctGCACCAGCTCCCCCGCCGCCAGGTTATCGCCCCCCTACCGATCCCCAAATCGCCAAGTTCGcccaaaagaagaaggaatgGCTTCGCAGTCAGCGCAACCGATTTGGCGAGAAACGCAAGGGTGGCTTTGTCGAGACGCAAAAGGCCGACATGCCTCCGGAGCATCTGCGCAAGATTGTCAAGGATATCGGTGATGTGTCGCAAAAGAAATACACCAGCGATAAGCGCAGCTACCTGGGTGCGTTGAAGTTTATGCCCCATGCTGTCATGAAGCTTCTCGAGAATATGCCCATGCCCTGGGAGTCCGATCGAAAGGTCAAGGTGCTGTATCATGTCAACGGTTGCTTGACGTTGGTCAATGAGATCCCGAGAGTCATCGAGCCTGTCTTCTTCGCGCAGTGGGCGATGATGTGGACCTTCATgaggaaggaaaaggccGACAGACGTCTCTTCAAGCGCATGCGATTCCCTCCatttgacgacgaggagccgCCCTTGTCATGGTCCGAGAATATAGAAGACGTCGAACCCCTCGAACCCATCCAGATGGAActcaacgaggaggaggatgccgcTGTGTACGACTGGTTCTACGACCACAGGCCGCTCCTGGATACCCCCCATGTGAATGGCGATAGCTATCGATCATGGAACCTCAATCTTCAGCAAATGGCCACGCTCTTCAGATTGAGTCGGCCTCTTATTTCCGATGTCGTGGACAAGAACTATTTCTACCTCTTCGACCTTAAGAGCTTCCTCACTGGAAAGGCCCTGAACGTCGCGCTACCCGGTGGGCCCAGATTCGAGCCTCTGTACAAGGACATCGACCCGAATGACGAGGATTTTGGCGAGTTCAACGCCATTGACCGAATCATATTCCGCAACCCCATCCGCACCGAGTTCCGCGTGGCTTATCCCTATCTTTACAACTCTCTTCCGCGAAGCGTTCACCTGGCGTGGCACTCACATCCCCAGGTTGTGTTCGAAAGATCAGACAACCCCGATCTACCCGCTTTCCACTTCGATCGGAGAATCCATCCCATTTCTTCGCGTGCAGTGGCGCCAAAGAATCTTACAGTGAGccacgaggacgagctgTTTGGCCCCGGCAACAACGAAGAGCCAGAGGATGAAGCGTTCGAGCTTCCTGCCGACTTCGAGCCGTTCCTCGCGGACGAGGACCTGACCAACGAGgacacggcgtcggcgattGAGCTGTGGTGGGCTCCGTTCCCGTTCGACCGGCGATCAGGTCGCATGGTGCGGGCTCAAGATGTTCCCCTCATCAAGCAGTGGTATCTCGAGCACCCTCCTTCCGACAAGCCGCCTGTCAAGGTTCGCGTCTCGTACCAAAAGCTGCTCAAGAACTTCGTCTTAAATGAGCTccacaagaagaagcccaagtCGCAACAAAGTCAGAATCTGATGCGCAACCTCAAGCAGACCAAGTTCTTCCAGCAGACTGAGATCGACTGGGTGGAAGCAGGTCTTCAGGTTTGCAGACAAGGTTTCAACATGTTGAACCTCCTCATCCACCGCAAGAACCTCACCTATCTTCATCTCGATTACAACTTCAACCTGAAGCCCGTCAAGACTCTGACCACCAAGGAGCGAAAGAAGTCTCGTTTCGGAAACGCGTTCCATCTGATGCGCGAAATCCTGCGTTTGACGAAGTTGATTGTGGATGCTCAGGTGCAGTACCGTCTGGGCAACATCGACGCCTTCCAGCTCGCTGACGGTATTCTATACGCCTTCAACCACGTTGGCCAGCTTACCGGTATGTACCGTTACAAGTACAAGCTCATGCACCAGATCCGTTCTTGCAAGGATTTGAAGCACTTGATCTACTACCGCTTCAACTCAGCGCCGGTCGGCAAGGGTCCCGGTTGTGGTTTCTGGGCTCCCGCGTGGCGAGTCTGGCTTTTTTTCATGAGAGGTATCATCCCTCTCCTCGAGAGATGGCTCGGCAACCTTCTGTCCCGTCAGTTCGAGGGTCGTCACAGCAAGGGCGTTGCAAAGACCGTCACGAAGCAGCGCGTCGAGTCTCATTTCGATCTCGAGTTGCGTGCGTCCGTCATGGCTGACCTGATGGACATGATGCCCGAGGGCATCAAACAAAACAAGGTCAACACCGTGCTCCAGCACCTGTCCGAGGCGTGGAGGTGCTGGAAGAGCAACATCCCCTGGAAGGTGCCCGGTCTGCCCGCACCGATCGAGAACATCATTTTGCGTTACGTCAAAGCCAAGGCTGACTGGTGGATCTCGGTCGCGCACTACAACCGTGAGCGTATCCGCCGCGGTGCCACTGTTGACAAGACGGTTGCGAAGAAGAACGTCGGTCGTCTGACTCGACTTTGGCTGaaggccgagcaggagaGACAGCACAACCACATGAAGGACGGCCCGTACGTTTCTTCCGAGGAGGCTGTCGCAATCTACACGACCACGGTCCACTGGCTGGAGTCTCGCAAGTTCTCCCCTATTCCTTTCCCCTCTGTATCCTACAAGCATGACACCAAGATTCTCATTCTTGCGTTGGAACGGTTGCGAGAGGCATACTCCGTCAAGGGCCGCCTCAACCAGAGTCAGCGCGAAGAGCTGGCTTTGATCGAGCAAGCCTACGATAGCCCCGGTACCACGTTGGAGCGTATCAAGCGCTTCTTGCTCACGCAGCGCGCCTTCAAGGAAGTCGGTATCGACATGAACGACAACTACAGCACCATCAACCCTGTTTACGACATTGAGCCCATCGAGAAGATTAGCGATGCTTACCTCGATCAATACCTGTGGTACCAGGCCGACCAGCGTCACCTCTTCCCCGCGTGGATCAAGCCCTCCGATTCTGAGGTCCCGCCACTTCTCACATACAAGTGGGCACAGGGTATCAACAACCTGGACAAGGTCTGGGAGACTGAGAATGGAGAGTGTAACGTCATGATCGAGACGGAACTGTCCAAGGTCTACGAGAAAATCGAGTTGACCCTGCTCAACTCGCTTCTTCGGCTGATCATGGACCACAACCTTGCAGATTACATCACGGCCAAGAACAACGTGCAGTTGACATACAAGGACATGAACCACGTCAACAGCTACGGTATGATTCGTGGCTTACAATTCTCTGCGTTCGTCTTCCAGTACTACGGCCTTGTCCTCgacctgcttcttctcggccctCAACGGGCCAGCGAGATCGCGGGTCCCCCTCAAAGCCCCAACGACTTCCTCCAGTTCCGAGACAAGGAGACCGAGACCAGGCATCCCATTCGTCTGTACACTCGTTACATTGACAAGATTTGGGTCTTTTTGCGGTTCACTGCGGACGAGTCCCGAGATCTCATCCAGCGTTTCTTGACGGAACAGCCCGACCCCAACTTTGAGAATGTCATTGGATACAAGAGCAAGAAGTGCTGGCCGCGTGACTCTCGTATGCGTCTCATGAGACACGATGTCAACCTTGGCCGAGCAGTCTTTTGGGATCTCAAGAACAGACTTCCCCGTTCCATCACAACCATCGAATGGGACGACAGCTTTGCCAGCGTCTACAGCCGCGACAACCCCAACCTGCTCTTCTCCATGTGCGGTTTTGAGGTCCGCATTCTGCCCAAGTGCAGGAACCAAAACGACGACTTCTCGGTCAAGGACAGCGTCTGGTCCTTGGTTGATAACACTACCAAGGAAAGGACTGCTCACGCGTTCCTTCAAGTGACGGAGGAGGACATTCAGAAGTTCAACAATCGCATTCGTCAGATTCTTATGTCGTCCGGATCAACCACATTCACCAAGATCGCCAACAAGTGGAACACGGCTTTGATTGCGCTCTTCACCTACTACCGTGAAGCGGCAGTGTCGACCGTCAGTTTGCTGGACACGATTGTCAAGTGCGAGACGAAGATTCAGACAAGAGTCAAGATCGGATTGAACTCCAAGATGCCGTCCCGTTTCCCGCCGGCCGTCTTCTACACCCCCAAGGAACTGGGAGGCCTTGGCATGATTTCCGGCTCGCACATCTTGATCCCCGCCAGTGACAAGCGGTGGTCCAAGCAGACTGACACCGGCGTCACGCACTACCGTGCGGGTATGACGCACGACGAAGAGACACTCATCCCCAACATCTTCCGTTACATCATCCCATGGGAGGCGGAATTCATCGATTCTCAGCGCGTCTGGACGGAATACTCACAGAAGCGCATGGAAGCCAACCAGCAGAACCGTCGCTTGACCCTGGAGGACCTTGAGGACAGCTGGGACCGCGGTCTGCCCCGTATCAACACCCTCTTCCAGAAGGACAGAAGCACCTTAAGTTTCGACAAGGGATTCCGCGCCCGGGCTGAATTCAAGATCTATCAGCTCATGAAGAACAACCCGTTCTGGTGGACTAGCCAGCGACACGACGGAAAGTTGTGGAACCTCAACGCGTACCGCACTGATGTGATTCAGGCTCTAGGTGGTGTTGAAACCATCCTCGAGCACACCCTGTTCAAGGCAACCGGATTCCCGTCTTGGGAAGGCTTGTTCTGGGAAAAGGCGTCCGGTTTCGA AGAATCCATGAAGTTCAAGAAGTTGACGAACGCCCAACGATCCGGTTTGAACCAAATCCCCAACCGCCGCTTCACCCTCTGGTGGTCTCCTACCATCAACAGAGCCAACGTCTACGTCGGTTTCCAGGTCCAGCTCGATCTTACCGGTATTTTCTTGCACGGCAAGATTCCCACGCTCAAGATCTCGCTCATCCAGATCTTCCGTGCCCATTTGTGGCAGAAGATTCACGAATCCGTGGTCATGGACTTGTGCCAGGTCTTTGACCAGGAGCTTGAGTCCCTCGGCATCGAGACTGTTCAGAAGGAGACGATCCATCCCAGAAAGTCATACAAGATGAACAGTTCTTGCGCCGATATTCTGCTCTTCGCTAGCCACAAGTGGAACGTCACCCGACCTTCGCTACTGTTCGACACCAAGGACGTCATCGAGCCAACCACAACCAACAAGTTCTGGATCGATGTTCAATTGAGATACGGTGATTACGACTCTCACGACATTGAGAGATACACCCGTGCAAAGTACCTCGACTACACCACCGACAGCGCGAGTATCTACCCCTCGGCAACTGGTCTCATGATCGGTATCGATCTGGCTTACAACCTCTACTCGGCGTACGGCATGTACTTCCCTGGCCTGAAGGTTCTCGTTCAGCAGGCCATGGCCAAGATTATGAAGGCCAACCCTGCGCTGTACGTCTTGAGAGAGCGTATTCGCAAGGGTCTGCAGCTGTACGCTTCCGAGAGCAACCAGGAGTTCTTGAACTCTCAGAACTACTCTGAGCTCTTCAGCAACCAGACGCAGCTGTTCATTGACGACACCAACGTCTACCGTGTAACCATCCACAAGACGTTTGAAGGCAACTTGACAACTAAGCCCATCAACGgtgccatcttcatcttcaacccCAGGACCGGTCAGCTATTCTTGAAGATCATTCACACTAGCGTCTGGGCCGGCCAGAAGCGTCTTGGACAGTTGGCCAAGTGGAAGACGGCTGAGGAAGTGGCAGCGCTCATCCGCTCTCTGCCTGTGGAAGAACAACCGAAGCAGCTCATCGTCACCCGCAAGGGTCTTTTGGATCCTCTAGAAGTCCATCTGCTTGATTTCCCCAACATCTCCATTCGAGCCTCTGAGCTGCAGCTGCCTTTCCAGGCCGCCAtgaaggtcgagaagcttggAGACATGATTCTCCGCGCTACCGAGCCGCAGATGGTTCTCTTCAACCTTTATGACGAATGGCTCAAGAGCATCTCGTCATACACGGCCTTCTCGCGTCTGGTTCTCATCCTGCGTGCCCTGCACGTCAACCCGGACAAGACGAAGCTCATCCTCCGCCCAGACAAGACAGTCATCACTCAGGACCATCACATCTGGCCGACgctctcggacgaggactgGATCAAGGTCGAAACGCAACTGCGCGATCTCATCCTCAACGACTATGGCAAGAAGAACAATGTCAATGTGTCAAGTCTGACGACCAGCGAAGTCCGCGACATTATCCTTGGTATGGAGATTTCCGCGCCGTCCATGCAGCGccagcaggccgccgagatcgagaagcaacagcaagagcagcagcagttgaCGGCGGTTACGACCAAGACACAGAACGTGCACGGGGAGGAGATCATCGTcacgacgacgtcgcagTTCGAGCAGCAGACGTTCGCCTCCAAGACGGAATGGCGCACCCGCGCCATCGCCACGTCGAACCTTCGCACCAAGGCCAACAACATCTACGTGTCGTCCGTCGACACggatctcgacgacgtcacCTACGTCATGCCCAACAACATCCTCAAGCGCTTCATCACCATCTCAGACCTCCGCGTCCAGGTCGCCGGATACCTGTACGGCTCCTCGGCACCGGACAACGACCaggtcaaggagatcaagTGCATCGTCATGATCCCGCAAATCGGCGGCCTGCGCAACGTGCAGCTGCCGCACCAGCTCCCGCAGCACGAGTTCCTCGAGGGCATGGAGCCGCTCGGCGTCATCCAcacggcctcgggctcggagCTGCCGTACATGTCAGCCGCCGACGTGACGGAGCACgcgcgcctcctcgacgcgcaCCAGGCGTGGGACAAGCACAACACAGTGACGGTCAACGTGGCCTTCACGCCCGGCAGCGTGTCCCTGTCGGCCTGGGGCCTCACGCCGCAGGGCTACAAGTGGGGTGCAGAGAACAAGGACACGCAGAGCGACCAGCCGCAGGGATTCACGACGTCCATGGGCGAGAAGCGCAAACTGCTCCTCAGCCCTCGGTTCCGCGGCTTCTTCCTTGTGCCTGAGAACAACATGTGGAACTACAGCTTCATGGGCTCGGCCTTTGCCGgcatggagaagaagcccatCCACGTCAAGCTGGACACCCCGCTGTCCTTCTACAGCGACCAGCACCGCCCCGTGCACTTCCACAGTTTCGCCGAGCTTGAGGACATCTGGGTCGATCGCACCGACAACTTCGCCTaa
- a CDS encoding Putative SANT/Myb domain, Homeobox-like domain superfamily protein, translated as MVTSVFISELSLVWPCIPHTNRQLSTDGETNPTRQQHQLWLSLSSITNHHRHRQQPLLRQTRARLRPSSRDTTATISFRNTATILSTPPGNECSLTLEAGSHHDDTIALLQDRSSRGYYHHRDPATSHQPPSPLPTPPERAFAQPILSLQSPATVQSGSLWRNPCVGDTLAGNYRVGDYSVDYSAQESHPSDQGQQQHGYDTTPSHHHHRSTLHHGAAHTPALHEPPTSHHPHQHALQQQQQQQQQQHQHQHQHQHQQHPHHTHHPHQVLMDTGHHMGHARHLGPPHYGASGPVVAPLYPSMATPTQPHTPHGAPKRSRPDELDLSVPGIDLDQTDLESMQQTPLGTAYAQAVQAPTHHHHRLPDTGPPSKMMRRDGDGDGLDRGGAPSVVGQAGMPTPAPRPRGPKLKFTPEDDQLLIDLKENKSLTWKQIADFFPGRSSGTLQVRYCTKLKAKTTQWTDETDQKLRTALQDYENEKWRIVANKVGTGFTPAACRERASELMGAPL; from the exons ATGGTTACTTCGGTTTTTATTTC GGAACTATCACTTGTCTGGCCGTGCATACCACACACCAACAGACAGCTCTCCACCGACGGGGAGACTAATCCCACGAGACAGCAACACCAACTCTGGCTTTCTCTTTCGTCCATCACAaaccatcatcgtcaccgtcaGCAACCATTACTACGACAGACTCGTGCGAGGCTTCGACCATCGTCACGAGACACCACCGCTACCATCAGTTTCCGCAACACCGCGACAATTCTTTCCACACCTCCCGGGAACGAATGTTCGCTGACTCTGGAGGCGGGGTCTCATCACGACGACACCATAGCGCTGTTGCAAGATCGCAGTTCACGGGGCTACTACCATCACCGCGACCCCGCAACGTCGCATCAACcaccctctcctcttccgacgccgcccgagagGGCCTTCGCTCAACCAATTCTTTCACTTCAGAGCCCGGCGACCGTCCAGAGCGGTTCGCTCTGGCGGAACCCATGTGTCGGAGACACGCTGGCGGGCAACTATCGAGTAGGGGACTACAGTGTCGACTATTCTGCACAAGAGTCGCATCCGAGCGACcaaggccagcagcagcatggtTATGACACGACCCCttctcatcaccatcacAGGAGCACACTCCATCATGGCGCTGCTCACACGCCGGCTCTCCATGAGCCTCCTACAAGCCATCACCCGCATCAGCACGCcttgcagcagcaacagcagcaacagcagcagcaacaccaacatcaacaccaacaccaacaccaacagcaTCCCCATCACACTCATCACCCACACCAGGTTCTAATGGACACGGGGCATCACATGGGCCACGCCCGGCACTTGGGCCCGCCTCACTACGGCGCTTCGGGTCCGGTTGTCGCGCCTCTGTATCCTTCGATGGCAACGCCCACGCAACCCCATACGCCACATGGGGCACCCAAACGATCGAGGCCagacgagctcgacctctCGGTCCCCGGTATCGATCTGGACCAGACTGACCTCGAGAGCATGCAGCAAACGCCTCTGGGAACCGCTTATGCGCAGGCGGTACAAGCTCCCacacaccatcatcaccgctTGCCCGACACAGGCCCCCCTTCCAAAATGATGCGccgtgacggtgatggtgatggctTGGACAGAGGCGGGGCTCCGAGCGTGGTGGGTCAAGCGGGCATGCCAACTCCGGCTCCGAGACCTAGAGGGCCGAAGCTCAAATTCACTCCCGAAGACGACCAACTTCTAATTGACCTTAAGGAGAACAAGTCTCTGACGTGGAAGCAAATTGCGGATTTCTTCCCCGGCAGATCATCAGGAACATTGCAAGTGCGCTATTGTACgaagctcaaggccaagaccacGCAATGGACCGACGAAACG GACCAGAAGCTTCGAACCGCCTTGCAAGACTACGAGAACGAGAAGTGGCGCATCGTGGCCAACAAAGTCGGCACCGGCTTTACTCCGGCGGCCTGCCGAGAACGCGCATCAGAGTTGATGGGTGCTCCCTTATAG